In Microplitis mediator isolate UGA2020A chromosome 2, iyMicMedi2.1, whole genome shotgun sequence, a single window of DNA contains:
- the LOC130663230 gene encoding uncharacterized protein LOC130663230 produces the protein MDQHKSSVPEIFLIKSTCFGEMAEERSENNKNLCAILSGINKFSIDFYKTISDYEKDNLIYSPLSIGIVLSMAAFGAREMTEQEIKSGLHLHQDNEVNKNGFQSLIDTFNKIEKVKFQLTQTIFTIDGFEVKHEFKNIIKNIFGSTTKSINFKHSAEACKIINKWCAKQTNDCIEEIVESHDLDNAIMVLASVVYFSGPWLFKFDSENTRPRPFHIDGKTTINVDAMYQLNSFNYGPLPDIDAVYIELPYEKTNRDDATSMFIILPNEISDLSRVKESLADINFKSLENNQIKTEIYLHMPKFKVQSTLKLEPFLEKMGMTNMFRDNANFTGITDRLPLKISKVIQNALIGVNEHGTEAATTAATNVLFESSRSWHSTPITVDVNRPFVFVIYHSATNSILLQGHIKSPSNNNLTAFIFLEIFIIFGAIVANAMGKISPRDPKNDLFAISRAINKFSMEFYEKLLESATGNFVCSPLSVAAVLSMAAYGARGTTELEMKSKLHLPEDDIVGQKGFKLLFETLDKIKTIDYKFLQYIFTDDYVKINPDMNKMTSRYFQTVSQNVNFEDARKAAKIINAWCEKNTNNMIKDIIQPDDVADALLVLVNAIYFKGHWKSQFKPENTSLQPFFVDKQTSKPAHMMSDKNEYNFGLISNSNDLYIELPYETNDPNSSVSMFVMLPFEDNFETSLQEMNFKEMHDEKNIDKLELIMPKLKLTSTLDLQPTLEKMGMREMFTDRANFSAISDLPLKITKIKQKAFIEVNEEGTKAAASTAMVGKLKSAGLLRLVVNKPFNWVIVHIETNTILFAGHVRDPTY, from the exons ataaATCATCAgttccagaaatttttttgataaagtcGACGTGTTTTGGAGAAATGGCTGAAGAACGATcagaaaataacaaaaatttgtgtgcCATTTTGAGtggaattaataaattttcaattgatttttacaAA ACAATATCCGATTATGAAAAAGATAATCTCATTTATTCGCCATTAAGTATTGGAATCGTTTTATCTATGGCAGCTTTTGGAGCTCGTGAGATGACtgaacaagaaataaaatctgGTTTACATCTGCATCAAGATAATGAAGTCAATAAAAACGGTTTTCAATCGCTCATTGATACTTTCAAT AAAATCGAAAAGGTTAAATTCCAATTAACCCAGACAATTTTTACCATTGATGGTTTTGAAGTAAAACATGAGttcaaaaatatcataaaaaatatattcggaTCCACGACAAaaagtattaactttaaacaTTCCGCAGAAgcatgtaaaataataaataaatggtgCGCAAAACAGACTAATGACTGTATTGAAGAGATTGTTGAATCTC ATGACTTAGATAACGCAATAATGGTTTTGGCAAGTGTAGTTTATTTTAGTGGCCCGTGgctatttaaatttgattcaGAAAATACTCGCCCAAGACCATTTCATATTGATGGAAAAACTACAATAAATGTTGATGCAATGTATCAACTAAATTCATTCAACTATGGACCTCTGCCTGACATAGATGCAGTTTATATCGAGCTTCCTTATGAg AAAACAAATAGAGATGACGCTACAAgtatgtttataattttacctaaTGAAATAAGCGATCTGAGTAGAGTTAAGGAATCACTTGCtgacataaatttcaaatcactTGAAAACAATCAAATAAAAACGGAAATATACTTGCATATGCCCAAGTTTAAAGTTCAAAGTACACTCAAGCTTGAGCCGTTTCTTGAAAAAATGGGAATGACTAATATGTTTCGAGACAATGCTAATTTTACTGGTATTACAGACCGTCTGCCACTTAAGATCAGTAAAGTAATCCAGAACGCTTTGATTGGAGTTAATGAACATGGAACTGAAGCTGCTACAACTGCTG CAACCAACGTGCTTTTTGAATCATCAAGGAGTTGGCACAGTACACCGATTACAGTCGACGTTAATCGtccttttgtttttgttatttatcacAGCGCTACAAATAGTATCTTATTGCAAGGACATATTAAGTCACCGTCAAac aataatttaaccgcatttatttttttagaaatttttattattttcggaGCTATTGTAGCAAACGCTATGGGAAAAATATCGCCAAGAGATCCAAAAAATGATCTTTTTGCAATTTCaagagcaataaataaattttcaatggaaTTTTATGAG aaattattaGAGTCAGCAACAGGTAATTTTGTATGTTCACCATTAAGTGTCGCCGCTGTATTGTCAATGGCAGCTTATGGTGCTCGGGGTACTACGGAACTCGAAATGAAATCCAAATTACATTTACCAGAAGATGATATAGTCGGACAAAAGggttttaaattacttttcgAGACTTTGGAC aaaatcaagacgattgattataaatttctgCAGTACATATTTACTGACGACTATGTCAAAATAAATCCAGATATGAACAAAATGACATCTCGCTACTTCCAAACAGTTTCACAAAATGTCAATTTTGAAGATGCTAGAAAAGCagctaaaataattaatgcgtggtgtgaaaaaaatacaaacaatATGATTAAAGATATTATTCAACCTG ATGACGTTGCGGATGCGCTTTTGGTTCTCGTAAATGCAATTTACTTCAAAGGACATTGGAAGTCACAATTCAAACCTGAAAACACGAGTCTCCAACCATTTTTCGTTGATAAACAAACTTCTAAACCTGCGCATATGATGAGTGACAAGAACGAATATAATTTTGGACTGATATCTAATTCAAATGATCTTTATATTGAGCTCCCCTATGAG ACTAATGATCCCAACAGTTCGGTGAGTATGTTTGTCATGCTCCCGTTTGAAGATAATTTTGAAACCAGTCTTCAAGAGATGAACTTCAAAGAAATGcatgacgaaaaaaatatagacaaATTGGAACTGATCATGCCTAAATTAAAACTTACAAGTACACTTGATCTTCAGCCTACTTTAGAAAAAATGGGAATGCGCGAAATGTTTACAGATCGTGCTAATTTTAGCGCTATTAGCGATCTACcactaaaaattactaaaattaaacAGAAAGCTTTCATTGAAGTGAACGAAGAAGGAACGAAAGCCGCAGCTTCTACAg cGATGGTTGGGAAGTTAAAAAGCGCAGGTTTATTACGATTAGTTGTTAATAAACCATTTAATTGGGTGATTGTCCATATAGAGACAAATACAATACTTTTCGCAGGCCACGTCAGAGATCCAACTtattaa